One stretch of Hevea brasiliensis isolate MT/VB/25A 57/8 chromosome 12, ASM3005281v1, whole genome shotgun sequence DNA includes these proteins:
- the LOC110649739 gene encoding uncharacterized protein LOC110649739 — translation MAVAFTNLSWWLWSGKHREPRISNASSLNARPDADLWESDTLKFPFARGANMASSSRRVKRKWHSREERKIDREYDVVIVPSDGGCVSGSESDDSDYSIGWLEPHGPEFPSDDDTDNSFAVLVPCYGRAQDKVFENSKNNMFGAILNVKDGYSDESKKYMEKWLSSLQNS, via the coding sequence ATGGCTGTGGCATTTACCAATCTCTCATGGTGGTTATGGAGTGGAAAGCACCGGGAGCCTAGAATCTCAAATGCATCTTCTTTAAATGCCAGACCTGATGCAGACTTGTGGGAATCAGATACTTTGAAATTTCCTTTTGCTCGGGGGGCTAATATGGCTTCCTCATCTAGGAGGGTTAAGCGAAAATGGCATAGCCGGGAAGAGAGGAAAATTGATAGGGAATATGATGTTGTTATTGTGCCATCTGATGGTGGCTGTGTTTCAGGGTCTGAGTCTGATGATTCAGATTATTCCATTGGATGGTTGGAGCCTCATGGACCTGAATTCCCGAGTGATGATGACACAGATAACAGTTTTGCTGTATTGGTCCCATGTTATGGGCGTGCTCAAGACAAAGTATTTGAGAATTCAAAGAACAATATGTTTGGTGCCATTCTCAACGTTAAAGATGGTTACTCTGATG